The Triticum dicoccoides isolate Atlit2015 ecotype Zavitan chromosome 6A, WEW_v2.0, whole genome shotgun sequence genome has a window encoding:
- the LOC119314432 gene encoding uncharacterized protein LOC119314432, with protein MTSRHRPPPSPAAGPLENDDLLSEILLRLPPQPSSLPRASAVCTRWRSLASDPGFCRRFRIHHRRNLPLLGFFENSLGRSFIPALEAPNRVPPGRFSLQPGDSDPIPFRCIGCRHGLVLVFDLRRLYLVWDPVTGHQHRLACPPGFDPEGSTVNGAVLRAGPDVQHFQVVLVAAGDDDKKTKASVRLRLLVGDRPVGQCHLDTD; from the coding sequence ATGACcagccgccaccgcccgccgccgtcgccggcggcggGTCCACTGGAGAACGACGACCTgctctccgagatcctcctccgcctccccccgCAGCCGTCCTCCCTCCCCCGCGCCTCCGCCGTCTGCACGCGCTGGCGCAGCCTCGCCTCCGACCCCGGCTTCTGCCGCCGTTTCCGCATCCACCACCGCCGCAATCTTCCCCTCCTCGGTTTCTTTGAAAATTCTCTCGGCCGCTCCTTCATACCTGCTCTGGAGGCGCCCAATCGTGTCCCGCCCGGGCGCTTCTCCTTGCAGCCCGGCGACAGCGACCCGATCCCCTTCCGGTGCATcggatgccgccatggcctcgTGCTAGTCTTCGACCTGAGGCGCCTTTACCTTGTGTGGGACCCCGTCACCGGCCACCAGCACCGCCTAGCCTGCCCCCCGGGGTTCGATCCGGAGGGCTCGACCGTCAACGGGGCGGTGCTTCGTGCTGGGCCAGACGTCCAGCACTTCCAGGTGGTCTTGGTAGCGGCAGGCGACGACGACAAAAAAACAAAGGCGAGTGTTCGCCTGCGTTTACTCGTCGGAGACCGGCCTGTGGGGCAATGTCACCTCGACACCGATTGA